A single window of Leopardus geoffroyi isolate Oge1 chromosome D4, O.geoffroyi_Oge1_pat1.0, whole genome shotgun sequence DNA harbors:
- the LOC123593880 gene encoding hypoxanthine-guanine phosphoribosyltransferase-like produces the protein MATRSPSIVISDDESGYDLDLFCIPNHYAQDLEKVFIPHGLIMDRTERLARDVMKEMGNHHIVALCVLKGGYKFFADLLDYIKALNRNSDRSIPMTVDFIRLKSYCNDQSTGDIKVIGGDDLSTLTGKNVLIVEDIIDTGKTMQTLLSLVKQYNPKMVRVASLLVKRTPRSVGYRPDFVGFEIPDKFVVGYALDYNEYFRDLNHVCVISETGKAKYKA, from the coding sequence ATGGCAACGCGGAGCCCCAGCATTGTGATTAGTGATGATGAATCAGGTTATGACCTAGATTTATTTTGTATACCTAATCATTATGCTCAGGATTTGGAAAAGGTGTTTATTCCTCATGGATTAATTATGGACAGGACGGAACGGCTTGCACGAGATGTGATGAAGGAGATGGGAAACCATCACATCGTAGCCCTCTGTGTGCTCAAGGGGGGCTATAAATTCTTTGCTGACCTGCTGGATTACATTAAAGCACTGAACAGAAATAGTGACAGATCCATTCCTATGACTGTAGATTTCATTAGACTGAAAAGCTACTGTAATGACCAGTCAACAGGGGATATAAAAGTAATTGGTGGAGATGATCTCTCAACTTTAACTGGAAAGAATGTCTTGATTGTTGAAGATATAATTGACACTGGCAAAACAATGCAAACCTTGCTTTCCTTGGTCAAGCAGTATAATCCAAAGATGGTCAGGGTTGCAAGCTTGCTGGTGAAAAGGACTCCTCGAAGTGTTGGATACAGACCAGACTTTGTTGGATTTGAAATTCCAGACAAGTTTGTTGTAGGTTATGCCCTTGACTATAATGAATATTTCAGGGATTTGAATCATGTTTGTGTCATTAGTGAAACtggaaaagcaaaatacaaagcCTAA
- the HSPA5 gene encoding endoplasmic reticulum chaperone BiP → MKLSLVAAVLLLLGAARAEEEDKKEDVGTVVGIDLGTTYSCVGVFKNGRVEIIANDQGNRITPSYVAFTPEGERLIGDAAKNQLTSNPENTVFDAKRLIGRTWNDPSVQQDIKFLPFKVVEKKTKPYIQVDIGGGQTKTFAPEEISAMVLTKMKETAEAYLGKKVTHAVVTVPAYFNDAQRQATKDAGTIAGLNVMRIINEPTAAAIAYGLDKREGEKNILVFDLGGGTFDVSLLTIDNGVFEVVATNGDTHLGGEDFDQRVMEHFIKLYKKKTGKDVRKDNRAVQKLRREVEKAKRALSSQHQARIEIESFYEGEDFSETLTRAKFEELNMDLFRSTMKPVQKVLEDSDLKKSDIDEIVLVGGSTRIPKIQQLVKEFFNGKEPSRGINPDEAVAYGAAVQAGVLSGDQDTGDLVLLDVCPLTLGIETVGGVMTKLIPRNTVVPTKKSQIFSTASDNQPTVTIKVYEGERPLTKDNHLLGTFDLTGIPPAPRGVPQIEVTFEIDVNGILRVTAEDKGTGNKNKITITNDQNRLTPEEIERMVNDAEKFAEEDKKLKERIDTRNELESYAYSLKNQIGDKEKLGGKLSSEDKETMEKAVEEKIEWLESHQDADIEDFKAKKKELEEIVQPIISKLYGSAGPPPTGDEEPADKDEL, encoded by the exons ATGAAGCTGTCCCTGGTGGCTGCGGTGCTGCTGTTGCTCGGCGCGGCGCGGGCCGAGGAGGAGGACAAGAAGGAAGACGTGGGCACGGTGGTCGGCATCGATCTGGGGACCACCTACTCCTG CGTCGGGGTGTTCAAGAACGGCCGCGTGGAGATCATCGCCAACGATCAGGGCAATCGCATCACGCCGTCTTATGTGGCCTTCACTCCTGAAGGGGAGCGTCTGATCGGCGATGCAGCCAAGAACCAGCTCACCTCCAACCCTGAGAACACGGTCTTCGACGCCAAGAGGCTCATCGGCCGCACATGGAACGACCCATCTGTGCAGCAGGACATCAAGTTCTTGCCTTTCAAG GTGgttgaaaagaaaactaaaccatATATTCAAGTTGATATTGGAGGTGGGCAGACAAAGACATTTGCTCCTGAAGAAATTTCTGCCATGGTTCTCACTAAAATGAAGGAAACTGCTGAGGCTTATTTGGGAAAGAAG GTTACCCATGCAGTTGTTACTGTACCAGCCTATTTCAATGATGCCCAACGCCAGGCAACCAAAGATGCTGGAACTATTGCTGGATTGAATGTTATGAGAATCATCAATGAGCC taCAGCAGCTGCTATTGCTTATGGCTTGGataaaagggaaggggaaaagaacatCCTGGTGTTTGACCTCGGTGGTGGAACTTTTGATGTGTCGCTCCTCACCATTGATAATGGTGTCTTCGAAGTTGTGGCTACTAATGGAGACACTCATCTGGGTGGAGAAGACTTTGACCAACGTGTCATGGAACACTTTATCAAGCTCTACAAAAAGAAGACAGGCAAAGATGTCAGGAAAGACAACAGAGCTGTGCAGAAACTCCGACGTGAGGTAGAAAAGGCCAAACGGGCCCTGTCTTCTCAACATCAAGCAAGAATTGAAATTGAGTCTTTCTATGAAGGAGAAGACTTCTCTGAGACTCTGACCCGGGCCAAATTTGAAGAGCTAAACATG GACCTGTTCCGTTCTACCATGAAGCCTGTCCAGAAGGTGCTGGAGGATTCTGACTTAAAGAAGTCTGATATTGATGAAATTGTTCTTGTTGGTGGCTCTACTCGAATCCCGAAGATTCAACAACTGGTTAAAGAATTTTTCAATGGCAAGGAGCCATCCCGTGGCATAAACCCAGATGAGGCCGTAGCATATGGTGCTGCTGTCCAGGCCGGGGTACTCTCTGGTGATCAAGATACAG GTGATCTGGTACTTCTTGATGTATGTCCCCTCACACTTGGTATTGAAACTGTGGGAGGTGTCATGACCAAACTGATTCCAAGGAACACCGTGGTGCCCACCAAGAAGTCTCAGATCTTTTCTACGGCTTCCGATAATCAACCCACTGTTACAATCAAGGTCTATGAAG GTGAACGACCCCTGACCAAAGACAATCACCTTCTGGGAACTTTTGATCTGACTGGAATTCCTCCTGCTCCCCGTGGGGTCCCACAGATTGAAGTCACCTTTGAAATCGATGTGAATGGCATTCTTAGAGTGACAGCTGAAGACAAAGGTACAGGCAACAAAAATAAGATCACAATTACCAATGACCAAAATCGCCTGACACCTGAAGAAATTGAAAGGATGGTTAATGATGCTGAGAAGTTTGCCGAGGAAGACAAAAAGCTCAAGGAGCGCATTGATACTAGAAATGAATTGGAAAGCTATGCCTACTCTTTAAAGAATCAAATTGGAGATAAAGAAAAGCTGGGAGGTAAACTCTCCTCTGAAGACAAGGAAACCATGGAAAAAGCCGTAGAGGAAAAGATTGAATGGCTAGAAAGTCACCAAGACGCTGACATTGAAGATTTCAAAGCTAAAAAGAAGGAACTAGAAGAAATTGTTCAGCCAATTATCAGCAAACTCTATGGAAGTGCAGGCCCTCCCCCAACTGGTGATGAGGAACCAGCAGATAAAGATGAGTTGTAG